The proteins below are encoded in one region of Caulobacter henricii:
- a CDS encoding alkaline phosphatase D family protein — MKIDRRKALAFLGLGGTAGAGSSVSAQALTPHKGAVAFEHGVASGDPGQTRVILWTRVTLKAPSGGDVLVELQVASDPDFKTLVQTRKGLTARPGADWTIKVDLDGPGLKPGTDYWYRFVAHGVTSPVGRTRTLPAGPTKDVVLAVASCSLYSNGYFNAYDAIARLPRVDAVLHLGDYIYEYGGEPKDYGMNSPVAAQRMPDPLHEIVSLDDYRRRHARYKSDPMLQAAHARAPWIVVWDDHETANDSWQGGAENHDPDKGEGDWAARKAAALKAYYEWMPIREPSAGTLPEASWRGFQFGDVATLLMTETRLTARSEQLSYATDLPIVDGKPDVAAFSAKWKDPARRLLGEAQAQWLAGQVKASVKAGSAWQVLGNQIVMARVAGPNLKTLLGDRFEPALAKLPASVRERVVQGVALSALGLPYNLDAWDGYPADRERLYDLFKSAGAHPIVLSGDSHSFWANELFDQGGSKRVAAEFGTTGITSPGYGDILPGIPLGQAFAARNPEVKFADPGAKGFVLLTLEHGRATSEMIAVSTILAPTYTTRVLKRFVVTPTGGGGVEALAEA, encoded by the coding sequence ATGAAGATCGATCGTCGCAAGGCTCTCGCCTTTCTCGGCCTGGGTGGCACCGCCGGGGCTGGAAGCAGTGTTTCGGCGCAGGCGCTGACCCCTCACAAGGGCGCGGTGGCCTTCGAGCATGGCGTCGCCAGCGGCGATCCCGGCCAGACCCGGGTCATTCTCTGGACCCGCGTCACGCTCAAGGCGCCCTCCGGCGGTGATGTCCTGGTCGAGCTGCAGGTGGCGTCGGACCCGGACTTCAAGACCCTGGTTCAGACCCGCAAGGGTCTGACGGCCCGGCCCGGCGCCGACTGGACGATCAAGGTCGATCTCGATGGCCCGGGCCTGAAGCCGGGCACCGACTACTGGTATCGTTTTGTGGCCCATGGCGTGACCTCGCCGGTCGGCCGCACCCGCACCCTGCCGGCCGGGCCGACCAAGGACGTGGTCCTGGCCGTGGCCTCATGCTCGCTCTATTCGAACGGCTATTTCAACGCCTATGACGCCATTGCCAGACTGCCGCGTGTCGACGCGGTGCTGCACCTGGGCGACTACATCTACGAATATGGCGGCGAGCCCAAGGACTACGGCATGAACTCGCCGGTCGCGGCTCAGCGCATGCCTGATCCCCTGCACGAGATCGTCAGCCTCGACGACTATCGGCGTCGTCACGCGCGCTACAAGTCCGACCCGATGCTGCAGGCCGCTCATGCCCGCGCACCCTGGATCGTGGTCTGGGACGATCACGAGACCGCCAATGACAGCTGGCAGGGCGGGGCCGAGAACCATGACCCCGACAAGGGTGAGGGCGACTGGGCGGCACGCAAGGCTGCGGCCCTGAAGGCCTATTACGAATGGATGCCGATCCGCGAGCCGAGCGCCGGAACCCTGCCGGAGGCCAGCTGGCGCGGGTTCCAGTTCGGCGACGTTGCCACCCTGCTGATGACCGAGACGCGTCTGACCGCGCGGTCCGAGCAACTGAGCTATGCCACCGATCTTCCGATCGTGGACGGCAAGCCCGATGTGGCCGCCTTCTCTGCCAAATGGAAGGATCCGGCCCGCCGCCTGCTGGGCGAGGCCCAGGCCCAATGGCTGGCCGGGCAGGTCAAGGCCTCGGTCAAGGCCGGCAGCGCCTGGCAGGTGCTGGGCAACCAGATCGTCATGGCCCGCGTCGCCGGTCCCAACCTGAAGACCCTGCTGGGTGACAGGTTCGAGCCGGCACTGGCCAAGCTGCCGGCCTCTGTTCGCGAACGTGTGGTGCAGGGCGTGGCCCTGTCGGCCCTGGGCTTGCCCTATAATCTCGACGCCTGGGACGGTTATCCCGCCGATCGCGAGCGCCTCTATGACCTGTTCAAGAGCGCCGGGGCCCATCCGATCGTATTGTCGGGCGACAGCCATTCCTTCTGGGCCAACGAACTGTTCGACCAGGGCGGCAGCAAGCGGGTCGCGGCCGAGTTCGGGACCACGGGCATCACCTCCCCGGGCTATGGCGACATCCTGCCGGGCATACCGTTGGGACAGGCCTTTGCGGCGCGCAACCCCGAGGTCAAGTTCGCGGATCCAGGGGCCAAGGGCTTCGTGCTGCTGACCCTCGAGCACGGCCGGGCGACCAGCGAGATGATCGCCGTTTCGACCATCCTCGCGCCGACCTATACGACGCGGGTGCTTAAGCGGTTCGTGGTCACGCCGACCGGGGGCGGTGGCGTCGAGGCCCTGGCCGAAGCCTAG
- a CDS encoding ferritin family protein: protein MPSEGLHVPREKLSRKSLNRHYAITSLIEEFEAVDWYRQRADDCDDVELKKILLHNAREELEHAAMLLEWLRRDDPETDEQLRKYLFKDGSIAGHEAEAIGK from the coding sequence ATGCCGAGTGAAGGCCTTCACGTCCCCCGCGAAAAACTTAGCCGCAAGAGCCTCAACCGCCACTACGCCATCACCTCGCTGATCGAGGAATTCGAGGCGGTTGACTGGTACCGTCAGCGTGCTGACGATTGCGACGACGTCGAGCTGAAAAAGATCCTGCTGCACAACGCCCGCGAGGAGCTGGAACACGCCGCCATGCTGCTGGAATGGCTGCGCCGTGACGATCCGGAGACCGACGAACAGCTGCGCAAGTACCTGTTCAAGGACGGCTCGATCGCCGGCCATGAGGCAGAGGCGATCGGGAAATAG
- a CDS encoding TonB-dependent receptor encodes MRAIHTTLLMSATSVLALSLASMAVAADVDAPADAAQVEQVVVTAQKREQKAMDVPVSLTAYSGSTLEMLGVQEFEELSLFVPGFEVQNQSPNNPGFVMRGITSDSGEATNEPRVSVYQDGVSISKSRGSYVELFDLERVEVAKGPQSTLYGRGALIGAVNIIQAKARPGYAASARFEGGNFGYLMAEGMFNAPVTDTLSIRIAGRIKHRDGYVKNLLVGEDFNSTQTTALRVALNWRPTERFDADLLVNYQSDSPSGTSFKSLTYLPTDPATGAVLGDLGRNSGAALATVAGFENDQKLGLERDVFSVTGLARYKINDALSLASTTAFRRFAGEEIFDADGFSLPLFTFAEDAQGKSASQDLRLNYDAGGSVTAFGGLSYFWEDGSQRVPLLFNEKVFAARAGAIPGFVRPNVAGLAFINAIPSFGPLKSQHLETFTNYGKTKSYDAYGDVTWKATDKLELAAGLRYTYDDKESGYGVVLGNGGSVLGGSTPTTPRGLFVQPTTNGQAQYKSFTDNGITYRVVGRYAVSPDANLYASVATGRRPKVLSGGGPAVPGGPARFTAVPAEEVISYEIGSKVALLDRRLTLEGAVYRYDYENFQTSIRNSAGQIVTTNAGEASATGFEGQATFQVTANATVFGTYAHSEARFGNGLFKDNSFRLSPDDSFSLGANVAFDAPIGRFTITPTYTWQSEVFFDNNNDRAVLQTTGDAIQDEKQKAYGLMNLRIGYQPSKDSAIKIEAFATNLLEQDYIKDAGNTGDAFGIPTFIAGEPRFVGVALSIKR; translated from the coding sequence ATGCGCGCGATCCACACCACCTTGCTGATGTCTGCCACCAGTGTTCTGGCGCTCAGCCTCGCCTCCATGGCCGTTGCGGCCGACGTCGATGCCCCGGCTGACGCCGCTCAGGTCGAGCAGGTTGTCGTCACCGCCCAGAAGCGCGAGCAGAAGGCCATGGATGTGCCGGTCTCGCTGACCGCCTATTCGGGCTCGACGCTCGAGATGCTGGGCGTTCAGGAGTTCGAGGAGCTGTCGCTTTTCGTTCCGGGTTTCGAGGTCCAGAACCAGTCGCCCAACAATCCGGGCTTCGTGATGCGCGGCATTACGTCGGACTCGGGCGAGGCCACCAACGAGCCGCGCGTTTCAGTCTATCAGGACGGGGTCTCGATCTCGAAGTCGCGCGGTTCCTATGTCGAGCTATTCGACCTGGAGCGCGTCGAAGTGGCCAAGGGCCCGCAATCGACCCTCTATGGTCGCGGCGCGCTGATCGGCGCGGTCAACATCATCCAGGCCAAGGCGCGGCCCGGCTATGCCGCCTCGGCGCGGTTTGAGGGCGGCAACTTCGGCTACCTGATGGCCGAGGGCATGTTCAACGCGCCGGTCACTGACACCCTGTCGATCCGCATCGCCGGCCGGATCAAGCACCGCGACGGCTATGTGAAGAACCTGCTGGTCGGCGAGGACTTCAACTCGACCCAGACGACCGCGCTGCGCGTGGCCCTGAACTGGCGGCCGACCGAGCGTTTCGACGCCGACCTGCTGGTCAACTACCAGTCCGACAGCCCGTCGGGGACCTCGTTCAAGTCGCTGACCTATCTGCCGACCGACCCGGCCACGGGCGCGGTGCTGGGTGATCTGGGTCGCAATTCGGGCGCGGCCCTGGCCACCGTGGCCGGCTTCGAGAACGACCAGAAGCTGGGCCTCGAGCGCGACGTGTTCAGTGTCACCGGCCTGGCCCGGTACAAGATCAATGATGCGCTTTCTCTGGCCTCGACGACCGCCTTCCGCCGCTTTGCGGGCGAGGAGATCTTTGACGCTGACGGCTTCTCGCTGCCGCTGTTCACCTTCGCCGAGGACGCCCAGGGCAAGTCGGCCAGCCAGGACCTGCGTCTGAACTATGACGCCGGCGGTTCGGTCACCGCCTTCGGCGGGCTCAGCTATTTCTGGGAAGACGGCAGCCAGCGCGTGCCGCTGCTGTTCAACGAAAAGGTCTTTGCCGCCCGCGCCGGCGCGATCCCGGGCTTCGTCAGGCCCAATGTCGCCGGTCTGGCCTTCATCAATGCGATCCCGTCCTTTGGGCCGCTCAAGAGCCAGCACCTGGAAACCTTCACCAACTACGGCAAGACCAAGTCTTATGACGCCTATGGCGATGTGACCTGGAAGGCGACCGACAAGCTCGAGCTGGCGGCCGGCCTGCGCTACACCTATGACGACAAGGAAAGCGGCTACGGCGTCGTCCTGGGCAATGGCGGCTCGGTGCTGGGCGGCAGCACGCCGACCACGCCGCGCGGCCTGTTCGTGCAGCCTACCACCAATGGTCAGGCCCAGTACAAGAGCTTCACCGACAACGGCATCACCTACCGGGTCGTCGGCCGCTATGCGGTTAGCCCTGACGCCAACCTCTATGCCTCGGTCGCCACCGGCCGCCGCCCCAAGGTTCTGTCGGGCGGCGGCCCGGCCGTCCCGGGTGGTCCCGCTCGCTTCACCGCCGTGCCGGCCGAGGAGGTCATTTCCTACGAGATCGGCTCCAAGGTCGCCCTGCTGGATCGCCGCCTGACCCTCGAGGGCGCGGTCTATCGCTATGACTACGAAAACTTCCAGACCTCGATCCGCAACTCGGCGGGGCAGATCGTCACGACCAATGCCGGCGAGGCCTCAGCGACCGGCTTCGAGGGGCAGGCGACCTTCCAGGTGACGGCCAATGCGACGGTGTTCGGCACCTACGCCCATAGCGAAGCGCGCTTCGGCAACGGTCTGTTCAAGGACAACAGCTTCCGCCTGTCGCCCGATGACAGCTTCTCGCTGGGTGCCAATGTGGCGTTCGATGCCCCTATCGGCCGCTTCACCATCACCCCGACCTATACCTGGCAGTCGGAAGTGTTCTTCGACAACAACAACGACCGCGCGGTGCTGCAGACCACGGGCGATGCCATCCAGGACGAGAAGCAGAAGGCCTATGGCCTGATGAACCTGCGCATCGGCTATCAGCCCAGCAAGGACAGCGCCATCAAGATCGAGGCGTTTGCGACCAACCTGCTCGAGCAGGACTATATCAAGGACGCTGGCAATACCGGCGACGCCTTCGGCATCCCCACCTTCATCGCCGGCGAGCCGCGCTTTGTTGGCGTGGCGCTGTCGATCAAGCGCTAG
- a CDS encoding LysE family translocator yields the protein MTTLQALLAFGFAALLLTITPGLDTALVLRTAASEGPRRALAAALGIGIGCLVWGVAAACGAGALLTASALAYTALKWAGAAYLVWIGSQMLIRPRSSFEPGVLTSAGGSAFAALRRGLLTNLLNPKVGVFYISFLPQFVPAGADPASFGALLAGLHVILGLIWAGLLIAATVPLAGLLREASVIRGLDRITGSVFIAFGLRLALERR from the coding sequence ATGACCACCCTCCAGGCCCTGCTGGCCTTCGGTTTCGCCGCCCTGCTTCTGACCATCACGCCAGGCCTCGACACGGCTCTGGTGCTGCGCACCGCCGCCAGCGAGGGGCCGCGGCGGGCCTTGGCGGCGGCGCTGGGTATCGGAATCGGCTGCCTGGTCTGGGGCGTAGCGGCCGCCTGTGGCGCAGGTGCCCTGCTGACGGCCTCTGCCCTGGCCTATACGGCCCTGAAATGGGCCGGTGCCGCCTATCTGGTGTGGATCGGCAGCCAGATGCTGATCAGGCCCCGCAGCAGCTTTGAGCCCGGGGTCCTGACCTCGGCCGGCGGCAGCGCCTTCGCGGCCCTGCGGCGCGGCCTGTTGACCAATCTGCTCAATCCCAAGGTCGGTGTCTTCTACATCTCGTTCCTGCCGCAGTTCGTTCCGGCCGGTGCCGACCCGGCCAGCTTCGGTGCCCTGCTGGCGGGGCTGCATGTCATCCTGGGCCTGATCTGGGCCGGGCTGCTGATCGCCGCCACGGTCCCCCTGGCCGGACTTTTGCGCGAGGCCTCGGTGATCCGGGGACTGGACCGGATCACCGGCAGCGTCTTCATCGCCTTCGGCCTGCGCCTGGCCCTGGAGCGGCGCTAG